One window of the Gambusia affinis linkage group LG13, SWU_Gaff_1.0, whole genome shotgun sequence genome contains the following:
- the aftphb gene encoding uncharacterized protein aftphb isoform X4 produces MEPDVMPPPSYSPPPLDDDGDDGVRSEEDDFGDFCIGGVCSPLGHADFTESATHQSDGHLVEQTQCTPSEETGSRDLESSLHYSNGRAGEDLQPGAQDSSVEDTGFADFAMFTEQAGHPWCCGFTEQWDGKVDERECVSGQEVVMESEPRSQHAGEANGGICVEGEHCEKRDTALVQPPQDHCQPQGDEGNVCLGAAEEGQNVVGKTLDLFVAEPASDRVSCHDDWSSEEPNVSSLTSQCGRSDWDQTDDEVEDCGYSDAVVSSAVEKLGPSELNVPHCDATQETSATSCPEKRTYFTDANALRHREPAETADTGAESLGTLPPSDSFADFCSAPTQDDEERPTWADFSDQSRPAEGRPSTQRSEPVDEQDGVTRMNSCQDSLSCHVQQLLQSSFPEVCVPVVEGEEDLPNLGALLHIQQPAETEEEIPELSRSLRIQQLMFSLSEDMHCSLGLQFKWGGSHSNTTLLRCLGVDTRNIVFIGTKKQAVTVPAYASSLGMLDPTKDPSPAVCSPGRTAVAAPSGPPETQKPSTPSAQELPSTQPDWSCRGHGSSQEAG; encoded by the exons ATGGAGCCTGATGTAATGCCCCCGCCGTCTTACTCCCCCCCTCCGCTGGATGATGACGGTGATGATGGggtgaggtcagaggaggatgacTTTGGGGATTTCTGTATAGGGGGCGTTTGCTCCCCGCTTGGTCATGCCGACTTCACAGAGTCAGCAACCCATCAGTCGGATGGTCACCTGGTTGAACAAACTCAATGCACTCCGTCTGAGGAAACTGGGAGCCGCGATCTTGAATCTTCTTTGCACTACTCGAATGGACGGGCTGGAGAAGACCTACAGCCCGGGGCACAAGACTCTTCTGTGGAGGACACGGGGTTTGCTGATTTCGCTATGTTCACAGAGCAGGCAGGACACCCCTGGTGTTGTGGCTTCACGGAGCAGTGGGATGGCAAAGTGGACGAACGCGAATGTGTTTCCGGGCAGGAGGTTGTCATGGAGTCTGAGCCTAGATCCCAGCACGCAGGCGAGGCAAATGGAGGTATCTGCGTTGAGGGCGAGCACTGTGAGAAAAGAGATACAGCACTTGTGCAACCACCTCAGGACCACTGTCAACCTCAGGGAGACgaaggaaatgtttgtttagGAGCAGCTGAGGAAGGGCAAAACGTTGTTGGGAAAACTCTGGATCTCTTTGTGGCAGAGCCTGCTTCCGACAGGGTGTCTTGTCATGACGATTGGTCATCAGAGGAACCAAATGTTTCATCCCTTACATCTCAGTGTGGCCGGTCTGATTGGGACCAGACTGATGACGAGGTGGAAGACTGTGGATATTCTGATGCTGTCGTCAGCAGCGCTGTGGAGAAGCTCGGCCCGTCTGAGTTGAATGTGCCTCACTGTGATGCCACTCAGGAAACCTCGGCTACCTCCTGCCCAGAGAAACGTACATACTTCACCGACGCTAACGCCTTGCGTCACAGGGAACCCGCTGAGACAGCTGACACGGGAGCAGAGAGTCTGGGAACCCTTCCACCCAGTGACAGCTTTGCGGATTTCTGCTCGGCGCCCACGCAGGACGACGAAGAGAGACCAACATGGGCGGACTTCTCAGACCAAAGCAGACCGGCGGAGGGAAGACCGTCGACACAGCGCAGTGAGCCGGTCGATGAACAGGATGGAGTAACAAGAATGAATAGCTGTCAG GATTCCCTTTCCTGCCAtgtccagcagctcctccagtccAGCTTCCCAGAGGTCTGTGTCCCCGTTGTGGAAGGTGAGGAGGACCTGCCCAACCTCGGTGCTTTACTTCACATCCAGCAGCCTGCAGAGACGGAGGAGGAGATCCCAGAACTCAGCCGTTCTCTGAG GATTCAGCAGCTGATGTTCAGCCTATCAGAGGACATGCACTGCTCACTTGGTCTCCAGTTTAAGTGGGGAGGTTCTCACAGTAACACTACACTGCTCAGGTGCCTTGGTGTGGACACTAGGAACATT GTTTTTATTGGCACAAAGAAGCAGGCAGTGACTGTGCCAGCATATGCCTCTTCCCTG GGAATGCTGGACCCCACCAAAGACCCTTCGCCGGCTGTGTGCTCTCCAGGACGCACGGCCGTCGCGGCACCCTCAGGGCCCCCGGAAACACAGAAACCCTCGACTCCTTCGGCGCAG GAGCTTCCTTCGACCCAGCCGGACTGGAGCTGCAGAGGCCATGGCAGCTCCCAGGAGG CTGGTTAG
- the aftphb gene encoding uncharacterized protein aftphb isoform X3, with product MEPDVMPPPSYSPPPLDDDGDDGVRSEEDDFGDFCIGGVCSPLGHADFTESATHQSDGHLVEQTQCTPSEETGSRDLESSLHYSNGRAGEDLQPGAQDSSVEDTGFADFAMFTEQAGHPWCCGFTEQWDGKVDERECVSGQEVVMESEPRSQHAGEANGGICVEGEHCEKRDTALVQPPQDHCQPQGDEGNVCLGAAEEGQNVVGKTLDLFVAEPASDRVSCHDDWSSEEPNVSSLTSQCGRSDWDQTDDEVEDCGYSDAVVSSAVEKLGPSELNVPHCDATQETSATSCPEKRTYFTDANALRHREPAETADTGAESLGTLPPSDSFADFCSAPTQDDEERPTWADFSDQSRPAEGRPSTQRSEPVDEQDGVTRMNSCQLLQSSFPEVCVPVVEGEEDLPNLGALLHIQQPAETEEEIPELSRSLRIQQLMFSLSEDMHCSLGLQFKWGGSHSNTTLLRCLGVDTRNIVFIGTKKQAVTVPAYASSLGMLDPTKDPSPAVCSPGRTAVAAPSGPPETQKPSTPSAQELPSTQPDWSCRGHGSSQEVCSSFNLDYFGSEDESRSSSSSRASSPPPGVDRELYKLIISKLEADNRTNQIEDTLNRLMSAAESTSISARKSSAQEELSGEAGRMISELPDLSFMQAKVLMFPVFLGPEAHSSPKLL from the exons ATGGAGCCTGATGTAATGCCCCCGCCGTCTTACTCCCCCCCTCCGCTGGATGATGACGGTGATGATGGggtgaggtcagaggaggatgacTTTGGGGATTTCTGTATAGGGGGCGTTTGCTCCCCGCTTGGTCATGCCGACTTCACAGAGTCAGCAACCCATCAGTCGGATGGTCACCTGGTTGAACAAACTCAATGCACTCCGTCTGAGGAAACTGGGAGCCGCGATCTTGAATCTTCTTTGCACTACTCGAATGGACGGGCTGGAGAAGACCTACAGCCCGGGGCACAAGACTCTTCTGTGGAGGACACGGGGTTTGCTGATTTCGCTATGTTCACAGAGCAGGCAGGACACCCCTGGTGTTGTGGCTTCACGGAGCAGTGGGATGGCAAAGTGGACGAACGCGAATGTGTTTCCGGGCAGGAGGTTGTCATGGAGTCTGAGCCTAGATCCCAGCACGCAGGCGAGGCAAATGGAGGTATCTGCGTTGAGGGCGAGCACTGTGAGAAAAGAGATACAGCACTTGTGCAACCACCTCAGGACCACTGTCAACCTCAGGGAGACgaaggaaatgtttgtttagGAGCAGCTGAGGAAGGGCAAAACGTTGTTGGGAAAACTCTGGATCTCTTTGTGGCAGAGCCTGCTTCCGACAGGGTGTCTTGTCATGACGATTGGTCATCAGAGGAACCAAATGTTTCATCCCTTACATCTCAGTGTGGCCGGTCTGATTGGGACCAGACTGATGACGAGGTGGAAGACTGTGGATATTCTGATGCTGTCGTCAGCAGCGCTGTGGAGAAGCTCGGCCCGTCTGAGTTGAATGTGCCTCACTGTGATGCCACTCAGGAAACCTCGGCTACCTCCTGCCCAGAGAAACGTACATACTTCACCGACGCTAACGCCTTGCGTCACAGGGAACCCGCTGAGACAGCTGACACGGGAGCAGAGAGTCTGGGAACCCTTCCACCCAGTGACAGCTTTGCGGATTTCTGCTCGGCGCCCACGCAGGACGACGAAGAGAGACCAACATGGGCGGACTTCTCAGACCAAAGCAGACCGGCGGAGGGAAGACCGTCGACACAGCGCAGTGAGCCGGTCGATGAACAGGATGGAGTAACAAGAATGAATAGCTGTCAG ctcctccagtccAGCTTCCCAGAGGTCTGTGTCCCCGTTGTGGAAGGTGAGGAGGACCTGCCCAACCTCGGTGCTTTACTTCACATCCAGCAGCCTGCAGAGACGGAGGAGGAGATCCCAGAACTCAGCCGTTCTCTGAG GATTCAGCAGCTGATGTTCAGCCTATCAGAGGACATGCACTGCTCACTTGGTCTCCAGTTTAAGTGGGGAGGTTCTCACAGTAACACTACACTGCTCAGGTGCCTTGGTGTGGACACTAGGAACATT GTTTTTATTGGCACAAAGAAGCAGGCAGTGACTGTGCCAGCATATGCCTCTTCCCTG GGAATGCTGGACCCCACCAAAGACCCTTCGCCGGCTGTGTGCTCTCCAGGACGCACGGCCGTCGCGGCACCCTCAGGGCCCCCGGAAACACAGAAACCCTCGACTCCTTCGGCGCAG GAGCTTCCTTCGACCCAGCCGGACTGGAGCTGCAGAGGCCATGGCAGCTCCCAGGAGG TCTGCTCCTCATTCAACCTTGATTATTTTGGGTCTGAGGACGAGAGcagatccagcagcagcagccgagCCAGCAGTCCTCCTCCAG GTGTCGACCGCGAGCTGTATAAATTAATCATAAGCAAACTGGAAGCTGACAATAGAACCAATCAGATAGAAGACACTCTGAACCGCCTGATGTCCGCAGCAGAGAGCACGAGCATTTCCGCCAG GAAGTCTTCCGCCCAAGAAGAGCTGAGTGGTGAAGCTGGCAGAATGATTTCTGAACTTCCTGACTTGTCCTTCATGCAGGCCAAAGTTCTGATGTTCCCTGTCTTTCTCGGACCCGAAGCTCACAGTTCCCCAAAACTACTTTAG
- the aftphb gene encoding uncharacterized protein aftphb isoform X1 gives MEPDVMPPPSYSPPPLDDDGDDGVRSEEDDFGDFCIGGVCSPLGHADFTESATHQSDGHLVEQTQCTPSEETGSRDLESSLHYSNGRAGEDLQPGAQDSSVEDTGFADFAMFTEQAGHPWCCGFTEQWDGKVDERECVSGQEVVMESEPRSQHAGEANGGICVEGEHCEKRDTALVQPPQDHCQPQGDEGNVCLGAAEEGQNVVGKTLDLFVAEPASDRVSCHDDWSSEEPNVSSLTSQCGRSDWDQTDDEVEDCGYSDAVVSSAVEKLGPSELNVPHCDATQETSATSCPEKRTYFTDANALRHREPAETADTGAESLGTLPPSDSFADFCSAPTQDDEERPTWADFSDQSRPAEGRPSTQRSEPVDEQDGVTRMNSCQDSLSCHVQQLLQSSFPEVCVPVVEGEEDLPNLGALLHIQQPAETEEEIPELSRSLRIQQLMFSLSEDMHCSLGLQFKWGGSHSNTTLLRCLGVDTRNIVFIGTKKQAVTVPAYASSLGMLDPTKDPSPAVCSPGRTAVAAPSGPPETQKPSTPSAQELPSTQPDWSCRGHGSSQEVCSSFNLDYFGSEDESRSSSSSRASSPPPGVDRELYKLIISKLEADNRTNQIEDTLNRLMSAAESTSISARKSSAQEELSGEAGRMISELPDLSFMQAKVLMFPVFLGPEAHSSPKLL, from the exons ATGGAGCCTGATGTAATGCCCCCGCCGTCTTACTCCCCCCCTCCGCTGGATGATGACGGTGATGATGGggtgaggtcagaggaggatgacTTTGGGGATTTCTGTATAGGGGGCGTTTGCTCCCCGCTTGGTCATGCCGACTTCACAGAGTCAGCAACCCATCAGTCGGATGGTCACCTGGTTGAACAAACTCAATGCACTCCGTCTGAGGAAACTGGGAGCCGCGATCTTGAATCTTCTTTGCACTACTCGAATGGACGGGCTGGAGAAGACCTACAGCCCGGGGCACAAGACTCTTCTGTGGAGGACACGGGGTTTGCTGATTTCGCTATGTTCACAGAGCAGGCAGGACACCCCTGGTGTTGTGGCTTCACGGAGCAGTGGGATGGCAAAGTGGACGAACGCGAATGTGTTTCCGGGCAGGAGGTTGTCATGGAGTCTGAGCCTAGATCCCAGCACGCAGGCGAGGCAAATGGAGGTATCTGCGTTGAGGGCGAGCACTGTGAGAAAAGAGATACAGCACTTGTGCAACCACCTCAGGACCACTGTCAACCTCAGGGAGACgaaggaaatgtttgtttagGAGCAGCTGAGGAAGGGCAAAACGTTGTTGGGAAAACTCTGGATCTCTTTGTGGCAGAGCCTGCTTCCGACAGGGTGTCTTGTCATGACGATTGGTCATCAGAGGAACCAAATGTTTCATCCCTTACATCTCAGTGTGGCCGGTCTGATTGGGACCAGACTGATGACGAGGTGGAAGACTGTGGATATTCTGATGCTGTCGTCAGCAGCGCTGTGGAGAAGCTCGGCCCGTCTGAGTTGAATGTGCCTCACTGTGATGCCACTCAGGAAACCTCGGCTACCTCCTGCCCAGAGAAACGTACATACTTCACCGACGCTAACGCCTTGCGTCACAGGGAACCCGCTGAGACAGCTGACACGGGAGCAGAGAGTCTGGGAACCCTTCCACCCAGTGACAGCTTTGCGGATTTCTGCTCGGCGCCCACGCAGGACGACGAAGAGAGACCAACATGGGCGGACTTCTCAGACCAAAGCAGACCGGCGGAGGGAAGACCGTCGACACAGCGCAGTGAGCCGGTCGATGAACAGGATGGAGTAACAAGAATGAATAGCTGTCAG GATTCCCTTTCCTGCCAtgtccagcagctcctccagtccAGCTTCCCAGAGGTCTGTGTCCCCGTTGTGGAAGGTGAGGAGGACCTGCCCAACCTCGGTGCTTTACTTCACATCCAGCAGCCTGCAGAGACGGAGGAGGAGATCCCAGAACTCAGCCGTTCTCTGAG GATTCAGCAGCTGATGTTCAGCCTATCAGAGGACATGCACTGCTCACTTGGTCTCCAGTTTAAGTGGGGAGGTTCTCACAGTAACACTACACTGCTCAGGTGCCTTGGTGTGGACACTAGGAACATT GTTTTTATTGGCACAAAGAAGCAGGCAGTGACTGTGCCAGCATATGCCTCTTCCCTG GGAATGCTGGACCCCACCAAAGACCCTTCGCCGGCTGTGTGCTCTCCAGGACGCACGGCCGTCGCGGCACCCTCAGGGCCCCCGGAAACACAGAAACCCTCGACTCCTTCGGCGCAG GAGCTTCCTTCGACCCAGCCGGACTGGAGCTGCAGAGGCCATGGCAGCTCCCAGGAGG TCTGCTCCTCATTCAACCTTGATTATTTTGGGTCTGAGGACGAGAGcagatccagcagcagcagccgagCCAGCAGTCCTCCTCCAG GTGTCGACCGCGAGCTGTATAAATTAATCATAAGCAAACTGGAAGCTGACAATAGAACCAATCAGATAGAAGACACTCTGAACCGCCTGATGTCCGCAGCAGAGAGCACGAGCATTTCCGCCAG GAAGTCTTCCGCCCAAGAAGAGCTGAGTGGTGAAGCTGGCAGAATGATTTCTGAACTTCCTGACTTGTCCTTCATGCAGGCCAAAGTTCTGATGTTCCCTGTCTTTCTCGGACCCGAAGCTCACAGTTCCCCAAAACTACTTTAG
- the aftphb gene encoding uncharacterized protein aftphb isoform X2, with translation MEPDVMPPPSYSPPPLDDDGDDGVRSEEDDFGDFCIGGVCSPLGHADFTESATHQSDGHLVEQTQCTPSEETGSRDLESSLHYSNGRAGEDLQPGAQDSSVEDTGFADFAMFTEQAGHPWCCGFTEQWDGKVDERECVSGQEVVMESEPRSQHAGEANGGICVEGEHCEKRDTALVQPPQDHCQPQGDEGNVCLGAAEEGQNVVGKTLDLFVAEPASDRVSCHDDWSSEEPNVSSLTSQCGRSDWDQTDDEVEDCGYSDAVVSSAVEKLGPSELNVPHCDATQETSATSCPEKRTYFTDANALRHREPAETADTGAESLGTLPPSDSFADFCSAPTQDDEERPTWADFSDQSRPAEGRPSTQRSEPVDEQDGVTRMNSCQQLLQSSFPEVCVPVVEGEEDLPNLGALLHIQQPAETEEEIPELSRSLRIQQLMFSLSEDMHCSLGLQFKWGGSHSNTTLLRCLGVDTRNIVFIGTKKQAVTVPAYASSLGMLDPTKDPSPAVCSPGRTAVAAPSGPPETQKPSTPSAQELPSTQPDWSCRGHGSSQEVCSSFNLDYFGSEDESRSSSSSRASSPPPGVDRELYKLIISKLEADNRTNQIEDTLNRLMSAAESTSISARKSSAQEELSGEAGRMISELPDLSFMQAKVLMFPVFLGPEAHSSPKLL, from the exons ATGGAGCCTGATGTAATGCCCCCGCCGTCTTACTCCCCCCCTCCGCTGGATGATGACGGTGATGATGGggtgaggtcagaggaggatgacTTTGGGGATTTCTGTATAGGGGGCGTTTGCTCCCCGCTTGGTCATGCCGACTTCACAGAGTCAGCAACCCATCAGTCGGATGGTCACCTGGTTGAACAAACTCAATGCACTCCGTCTGAGGAAACTGGGAGCCGCGATCTTGAATCTTCTTTGCACTACTCGAATGGACGGGCTGGAGAAGACCTACAGCCCGGGGCACAAGACTCTTCTGTGGAGGACACGGGGTTTGCTGATTTCGCTATGTTCACAGAGCAGGCAGGACACCCCTGGTGTTGTGGCTTCACGGAGCAGTGGGATGGCAAAGTGGACGAACGCGAATGTGTTTCCGGGCAGGAGGTTGTCATGGAGTCTGAGCCTAGATCCCAGCACGCAGGCGAGGCAAATGGAGGTATCTGCGTTGAGGGCGAGCACTGTGAGAAAAGAGATACAGCACTTGTGCAACCACCTCAGGACCACTGTCAACCTCAGGGAGACgaaggaaatgtttgtttagGAGCAGCTGAGGAAGGGCAAAACGTTGTTGGGAAAACTCTGGATCTCTTTGTGGCAGAGCCTGCTTCCGACAGGGTGTCTTGTCATGACGATTGGTCATCAGAGGAACCAAATGTTTCATCCCTTACATCTCAGTGTGGCCGGTCTGATTGGGACCAGACTGATGACGAGGTGGAAGACTGTGGATATTCTGATGCTGTCGTCAGCAGCGCTGTGGAGAAGCTCGGCCCGTCTGAGTTGAATGTGCCTCACTGTGATGCCACTCAGGAAACCTCGGCTACCTCCTGCCCAGAGAAACGTACATACTTCACCGACGCTAACGCCTTGCGTCACAGGGAACCCGCTGAGACAGCTGACACGGGAGCAGAGAGTCTGGGAACCCTTCCACCCAGTGACAGCTTTGCGGATTTCTGCTCGGCGCCCACGCAGGACGACGAAGAGAGACCAACATGGGCGGACTTCTCAGACCAAAGCAGACCGGCGGAGGGAAGACCGTCGACACAGCGCAGTGAGCCGGTCGATGAACAGGATGGAGTAACAAGAATGAATAGCTGTCAG cagctcctccagtccAGCTTCCCAGAGGTCTGTGTCCCCGTTGTGGAAGGTGAGGAGGACCTGCCCAACCTCGGTGCTTTACTTCACATCCAGCAGCCTGCAGAGACGGAGGAGGAGATCCCAGAACTCAGCCGTTCTCTGAG GATTCAGCAGCTGATGTTCAGCCTATCAGAGGACATGCACTGCTCACTTGGTCTCCAGTTTAAGTGGGGAGGTTCTCACAGTAACACTACACTGCTCAGGTGCCTTGGTGTGGACACTAGGAACATT GTTTTTATTGGCACAAAGAAGCAGGCAGTGACTGTGCCAGCATATGCCTCTTCCCTG GGAATGCTGGACCCCACCAAAGACCCTTCGCCGGCTGTGTGCTCTCCAGGACGCACGGCCGTCGCGGCACCCTCAGGGCCCCCGGAAACACAGAAACCCTCGACTCCTTCGGCGCAG GAGCTTCCTTCGACCCAGCCGGACTGGAGCTGCAGAGGCCATGGCAGCTCCCAGGAGG TCTGCTCCTCATTCAACCTTGATTATTTTGGGTCTGAGGACGAGAGcagatccagcagcagcagccgagCCAGCAGTCCTCCTCCAG GTGTCGACCGCGAGCTGTATAAATTAATCATAAGCAAACTGGAAGCTGACAATAGAACCAATCAGATAGAAGACACTCTGAACCGCCTGATGTCCGCAGCAGAGAGCACGAGCATTTCCGCCAG GAAGTCTTCCGCCCAAGAAGAGCTGAGTGGTGAAGCTGGCAGAATGATTTCTGAACTTCCTGACTTGTCCTTCATGCAGGCCAAAGTTCTGATGTTCCCTGTCTTTCTCGGACCCGAAGCTCACAGTTCCCCAAAACTACTTTAG
- the aftphb gene encoding uncharacterized protein aftphb isoform X5, with translation MEPDVMPPPSYSPPPLDDDGDDGVRSEEDDFGDFCIGGVCSPLGHADFTESATHQSDGHLVEQTQCTPSEETGSRDLESSLHYSNGRAGEDLQPGAQDSSVEDTGFADFAMFTEQAGHPWCCGFTEQWDGKVDERECVSGQEVVMESEPRSQHAGEANGGICVEGEHCEKRDTALVQPPQDHCQPQGDEGNVCLGAAEEGQNVVGKTLDLFVAEPASDRVSCHDDWSSEEPNVSSLTSQCGRSDWDQTDDEVEDCGYSDAVVSSAVEKLGPSELNVPHCDATQETSATSCPEKRTYFTDANALRHREPAETADTGAESLGTLPPSDSFADFCSAPTQDDEERPTWADFSDQSRPAEGRPSTQRSEPVDEQDGVTRMNSCQQLLQSSFPEVCVPVVEGEEDLPNLGALLHIQQPAETEEEIPELSRSLRIQQLMFSLSEDMHCSLGLQFKWGGSHSNTTLLRCLGVDTRNIVFIGTKKQAVTVPAYASSLGMLDPTKDPSPAVCSPGRTAVAAPSGPPETQKPSTPSAQELPSTQPDWSCRGHGSSQEGTSPCRAPHP, from the exons ATGGAGCCTGATGTAATGCCCCCGCCGTCTTACTCCCCCCCTCCGCTGGATGATGACGGTGATGATGGggtgaggtcagaggaggatgacTTTGGGGATTTCTGTATAGGGGGCGTTTGCTCCCCGCTTGGTCATGCCGACTTCACAGAGTCAGCAACCCATCAGTCGGATGGTCACCTGGTTGAACAAACTCAATGCACTCCGTCTGAGGAAACTGGGAGCCGCGATCTTGAATCTTCTTTGCACTACTCGAATGGACGGGCTGGAGAAGACCTACAGCCCGGGGCACAAGACTCTTCTGTGGAGGACACGGGGTTTGCTGATTTCGCTATGTTCACAGAGCAGGCAGGACACCCCTGGTGTTGTGGCTTCACGGAGCAGTGGGATGGCAAAGTGGACGAACGCGAATGTGTTTCCGGGCAGGAGGTTGTCATGGAGTCTGAGCCTAGATCCCAGCACGCAGGCGAGGCAAATGGAGGTATCTGCGTTGAGGGCGAGCACTGTGAGAAAAGAGATACAGCACTTGTGCAACCACCTCAGGACCACTGTCAACCTCAGGGAGACgaaggaaatgtttgtttagGAGCAGCTGAGGAAGGGCAAAACGTTGTTGGGAAAACTCTGGATCTCTTTGTGGCAGAGCCTGCTTCCGACAGGGTGTCTTGTCATGACGATTGGTCATCAGAGGAACCAAATGTTTCATCCCTTACATCTCAGTGTGGCCGGTCTGATTGGGACCAGACTGATGACGAGGTGGAAGACTGTGGATATTCTGATGCTGTCGTCAGCAGCGCTGTGGAGAAGCTCGGCCCGTCTGAGTTGAATGTGCCTCACTGTGATGCCACTCAGGAAACCTCGGCTACCTCCTGCCCAGAGAAACGTACATACTTCACCGACGCTAACGCCTTGCGTCACAGGGAACCCGCTGAGACAGCTGACACGGGAGCAGAGAGTCTGGGAACCCTTCCACCCAGTGACAGCTTTGCGGATTTCTGCTCGGCGCCCACGCAGGACGACGAAGAGAGACCAACATGGGCGGACTTCTCAGACCAAAGCAGACCGGCGGAGGGAAGACCGTCGACACAGCGCAGTGAGCCGGTCGATGAACAGGATGGAGTAACAAGAATGAATAGCTGTCAG cagctcctccagtccAGCTTCCCAGAGGTCTGTGTCCCCGTTGTGGAAGGTGAGGAGGACCTGCCCAACCTCGGTGCTTTACTTCACATCCAGCAGCCTGCAGAGACGGAGGAGGAGATCCCAGAACTCAGCCGTTCTCTGAG GATTCAGCAGCTGATGTTCAGCCTATCAGAGGACATGCACTGCTCACTTGGTCTCCAGTTTAAGTGGGGAGGTTCTCACAGTAACACTACACTGCTCAGGTGCCTTGGTGTGGACACTAGGAACATT GTTTTTATTGGCACAAAGAAGCAGGCAGTGACTGTGCCAGCATATGCCTCTTCCCTG GGAATGCTGGACCCCACCAAAGACCCTTCGCCGGCTGTGTGCTCTCCAGGACGCACGGCCGTCGCGGCACCCTCAGGGCCCCCGGAAACACAGAAACCCTCGACTCCTTCGGCGCAG GAGCTTCCTTCGACCCAGCCGGACTGGAGCTGCAGAGGCCATGGCAGCTCCCAGGAGGGTACGTCCCCTTGCCGAGCCCCTCACCCCTAG